GTGAAATAATGGAGGATGAAAAGAAGGCCTTTTCGCTTTTTCTTCTGAATGTGACATATTTTAGAATAACGGGTGTTGAAAATTTAGATTACATTATGAATTCAGAGCTTGATAGTATTCCGCTCTGTATCCAGTTCGGAATTCGTCATGAGAGTGGAGTGTTTAAAACTAAAAATGTTCAAATTAAGAAGCTGGATAAGCGCATAAAGAAAATGCTCGTTAGTGGGGATAGACTAATACGCAAGGACGGTGGGAGACTAAAAGGGCCGTCCAAAATGCAGCGATTATTGAATTTGATGTATGAAACCCCGTTGTCGGAGAGAAAAGATCAATTCAAGAAGGGGGCCGACTGAAGGCGTTAGGTCTTGCGGGCCAAACGGAGCCAAACGGGCAGGCGTAAGGGCAGGCGTAAGGGGTGGCAGGCGTAAGGGGTCAGGCTTTGTAGTTTGTAGTCGACCCGTAGGACGTGAGGTCGCTGCTCTCGAGTGGGGCACGCTGAAGACGTCAGGTCTTGAGGGGCTGTTGCCCAAATCCAACTAATTGGTGCTCAATGCGATAGAGGCATCGAACCTGCTGCGTAGAGCGCCCATATGATGGGCCATCACGAAGGACAGAAGGAGTTGTTCGCGTATCAGGTCGACATGGACAAGCGGGTGCATTGCGACCATCCACTCCGGCGGGTGCTCGCGCACGTGGATTTTGGTTTTGTGCGCACGGCGGTTGCACACACCTACGGTTCGAACGGGCACGTCTCGGCCGATCCGGTGGTGCTGGTAAAGCTGATGTTTTTGCTCTTCTGCGAGAACGTGCGCAGTGAGCGTGAACTGATGCGGCGGGTGCCCGAGCGGCTCGATTGGTTGTGGTTCCTGGGGTTTGGTTTGGAGGACTCGGTGCCCAATCATAGCGTGTTGTCCAAGGCGCGTGCACGCTGGGGCGCAGAGTTGTTCGAGATGCTTTTCGTGCAGACCGTGCGTCAGTGCGTGGAAGCCGGGTTGGTGGACGGAGCCAAGGTGCACATGGACGGCAGTCTGATCGACGCCGACGCTTCGCGCGACAGTGTCATCAAAGCGGATACCCAGACCATCGCTCGTATCCGCGAAGCCTACGGCGCGCAGGAACGAAAGCTCGACGAAGGCAAACCACCCTCGGCGCGCTGCACCACCAACCTGACTATGCTGAGCCGCACTGACCCGGATGCGCCCTGCGTCTCAAAAGGACCACGTAGCGGCACCGCGCGCCCGCGATACAAGCATCACCGAGTGGTGGACGATCGTCACGGCGTGATCACCGCAGTGGAAACCACCGCTGGTGACGTAGCCGAGAACGAACAGGTGCTACCGTTGGTCGAGCAACACGAGCGCAACACCGGGAAGCAAACCACCGCCGTAGTCGCAGACCGGGGCTACGGCACCGTAGGAACCTACTGCGCTTTG
This portion of the Actomonas aquatica genome encodes:
- a CDS encoding transposase produces the protein MMGHHEGQKELFAYQVDMDKRVHCDHPLRRVLAHVDFGFVRTAVAHTYGSNGHVSADPVVLVKLMFLLFCENVRSERELMRRVPERLDWLWFLGFGLEDSVPNHSVLSKARARWGAELFEMLFVQTVRQCVEAGLVDGAKVHMDGSLIDADASRDSVIKADTQTIARIREAYGAQERKLDEGKPPSARCTTNLTMLSRTDPDAPCVSKGPRSGTARPRYKHHRVVDDRHGVITAVETTAGDVAENEQVLPLVEQHERNTGKQTTAVVADRGYGTVGTYCALVEQGVRPHISAMHDTAKKDTGKFTKEQFRYDSSEDAYVCPVGHRLKPKRKHARRQMTDYVADKRV